In Halomonas alkalicola, the following proteins share a genomic window:
- a CDS encoding cytochrome C assembly family protein has translation MQALSLAFLAFLLYLAAASWQGMVLLRRASPQPLLVRGMALLGLLSHLPLAIGLFGHGAPVLPGLSTSVILISAGVVAVLLLVSLFKPILNAAVGILPVAGLALLLAAGLPSPERVEGLTPGIALHALSSLLAFAVLAIAAVQAVLLGLQNRALRQHHIRGLVQALPPLTTMERVLFELIWGGVGLLTLSILSGFLFLDSMFAQHLAHKTILSLAAWVIFSVLLFSHYRLGWRGMRAVRWTLGGYGVLLVAYFGSKFVLEVLLGRG, from the coding sequence ATGCAGGCGCTCTCCCTGGCCTTCCTGGCCTTCCTTCTCTACCTGGCCGCCGCCTCCTGGCAGGGCATGGTGCTGCTGCGCCGGGCCTCTCCGCAGCCGCTGCTGGTGCGCGGCATGGCGCTGCTCGGGCTGCTCAGCCATCTGCCGCTGGCCATCGGCCTGTTCGGCCACGGCGCACCCGTGCTGCCCGGCCTCTCCACCAGCGTGATCCTGATCAGCGCCGGGGTGGTCGCGGTGCTGCTGCTGGTCAGCCTGTTCAAGCCGATCCTCAACGCCGCGGTGGGCATCCTGCCGGTGGCCGGCCTGGCGCTGCTGCTGGCCGCGGGGCTGCCAAGCCCCGAGCGCGTCGAAGGGCTGACGCCGGGCATCGCCCTGCACGCCCTGAGCTCGCTGCTGGCCTTCGCCGTGCTGGCCATCGCCGCCGTGCAGGCGGTGCTGCTGGGCCTGCAGAACCGCGCCCTGCGCCAGCACCATATCCGCGGACTGGTCCAGGCACTGCCGCCGCTGACCACCATGGAGCGCGTGCTCTTCGAGCTGATCTGGGGAGGCGTGGGGCTGCTGACGCTGTCGATCCTCAGCGGCTTCCTGTTCCTCGACAGCATGTTCGCCCAGCACCTGGCCCACAAGACGATCCTGTCGCTGGCCGCCTGGGTGATCTTCTCGGTGCTGCTGTTCAGCCACTACCGGCTGGGCTGGCGCGGCATGCGGGCGGTGCGGTGGACCCTGGGCGGATACGGCGTGCTGCTGGTCGCCTATTTCGGCAGCAAGTTCGTACTGGAGGTGCTGCTGGGCCGCGGCTGA
- a CDS encoding insulinase family protein, with amino-acid sequence MPSTLTARCCGLAAAAALLIAAPAVAEPHPDADAIAEVTTPRVSPHDSRDYRILTLENGLTALLVSDPEADKAAASMNVSVGSAQDPEDLAGLAHFLEHMLFLGTEPFPEADAYQGFISRHGGTHNAFTAPQDTNYFFDIDPSALEGALDRFSQFFISPLFNADQLESERNIVHSEYMARIRDDVRRENDVLNGLLTPENPTTGFSVGSRETLADRPEGEPSLRDRVIDFYERYYDANVMHLALVAPQPLDELEAMVASRFASPTSPTAGSRRPRSPNRWRLPTPCPGGSRCSRCATAASCACCSRFPIPSPSTATSPPT; translated from the coding sequence ATGCCATCCACCCTGACTGCCCGATGCTGCGGACTGGCCGCCGCCGCGGCCCTGCTGATCGCCGCACCCGCCGTGGCCGAGCCCCACCCCGACGCGGACGCCATCGCCGAGGTGACCACGCCGCGGGTCAGCCCCCACGACAGCCGCGACTACCGGATACTGACCCTGGAGAACGGCCTCACCGCCCTGCTGGTCAGCGACCCCGAGGCCGACAAGGCCGCCGCCTCCATGAACGTCTCGGTGGGCAGCGCCCAGGACCCGGAGGACCTCGCCGGCCTGGCCCACTTCCTGGAGCACATGCTGTTCCTGGGCACCGAGCCCTTCCCCGAGGCCGACGCCTACCAGGGCTTCATCTCGCGCCACGGAGGCACCCACAACGCCTTCACCGCGCCCCAGGACACCAACTACTTCTTCGATATCGACCCGAGCGCCCTGGAAGGGGCCCTGGACCGCTTCAGCCAGTTCTTCATCTCGCCGCTGTTCAACGCCGACCAGCTGGAGAGCGAGCGCAACATCGTGCACTCCGAGTACATGGCGCGCATCCGCGACGACGTGCGCCGCGAGAACGACGTGCTCAATGGCCTGCTCACCCCCGAGAACCCCACCACCGGCTTCTCGGTGGGCAGCCGCGAGACACTGGCCGACCGCCCCGAGGGCGAGCCCAGCCTGCGCGACCGGGTGATCGACTTCTACGAGCGCTACTACGATGCCAACGTCATGCACCTGGCACTGGTGGCACCCCAGCCGCTGGATGAGCTCGAGGCCATGGTGGCGAGCCGCTTCGCTTCGCCGACATCGCCGACCGCGGGCTCGCGGCGCCCGAGATCACCGAACCGCTGGCGCTTACCGACACCCTGCCCCGGCGGGTCGCGCTGCAGTCGGTGCGCGACAGCCGCCAGCTGCGCCTGCTGTTCCCGATTCCCGATCCCATCGCCGAGTACCGCCACAAGCCCGCCGACCTGA
- a CDS encoding SOS response-associated peptidase, which produces MAGRLHIAPLDLERLLPGLVIDAPLVTSPNLAPRRMLSAIRLEAGVPRLGRLFWGLTPPWLEVLDHAPHCARAESLEERPMFREAFQARRCLVPASGVYVWKAQPRFKQPFLVTRVDRGPLLLAGLWCRFHTSLAQHTDSLALITVPAGPLLAPLTDRLPAVIAPEDARRWLDPETPSEAAQAMLVPAPRELLGAFPVSRRVNSPAHQDAACAHPVGPMLRQPD; this is translated from the coding sequence ATGGCCGGACGACTGCATATCGCCCCCCTCGACCTCGAGCGCCTGCTGCCGGGGCTGGTCATCGACGCCCCCCTGGTGACCAGCCCCAACCTGGCGCCGAGGCGCATGCTCTCGGCCATTCGCCTCGAGGCCGGCGTGCCGCGCCTGGGCCGACTCTTCTGGGGCCTGACGCCCCCCTGGCTCGAGGTGCTGGACCATGCTCCCCACTGCGCCCGGGCCGAGTCCCTGGAGGAGCGCCCCATGTTCCGCGAGGCCTTCCAGGCGCGGCGCTGCCTGGTCCCGGCCAGCGGCGTCTACGTCTGGAAGGCGCAGCCGCGCTTCAAGCAGCCCTTCCTGGTGACCCGGGTCGACCGCGGACCGCTGCTGCTGGCCGGGCTCTGGTGCCGCTTTCACACCAGCCTGGCCCAGCACACCGACTCCCTGGCGCTGATCACGGTGCCCGCCGGTCCGCTGCTGGCCCCGCTCACCGATCGGCTCCCGGCGGTGATCGCCCCCGAGGACGCGCGTCGCTGGCTCGACCCCGAGACGCCGTCGGAGGCAGCCCAGGCCATGCTCGTCCCCGCCCCACGGGAACTGTTGGGCGCTTTCCCGGTATCAAGACGAGTGAACAGCCCCGCGCATCAGGATGCCGCCTGCGCCCACCCGGTCGGCCCCATGCTGCGCCAGCCCGACTGA
- the rpsP gene encoding 30S ribosomal protein S16 — MVTIRLARGGAKKRPFYHLTVTDSRNSRDGRFIERLGFFNPIARGQEERLRVDLERVAHWQSQGAMLSDRVAELVKEARKQA; from the coding sequence ATGGTTACCATTCGTCTGGCTCGTGGTGGCGCCAAGAAGCGCCCCTTCTACCACCTGACCGTTACCGATTCCCGCAACTCCCGCGACGGCCGCTTCATCGAGCGTCTGGGCTTCTTCAACCCGATCGCCCGCGGTCAGGAAGAGCGCCTGCGCGTCGACCTCGAGCGCGTCGCTCACTGGCAGAGCCAGGGCGCCATGCTCTCCGACCGCGTCGCCGAGCTGGTCAAGGAAGCCCGCAAGCAGGCCTGA
- a CDS encoding HlyC/CorC family transporter: MSDDFPLGLLFGLLFLLICLSAFFSSSETGMMSLNRYRLSHQANSGDSRARRVVRLLARPDRLIGVILIGNNFVNNLAASIATIIAIYFFGEVTGPAVATALLTITVLIFAEVTPKTYAAVKPERIAFPASRVLEPLLRLLYPLVWLVNVISNGLLKLLGVKSIEGGGDHLTRDELRTVVHEAGTLIPQRHQAMLLSILDLENVTVNDIMVPRHEVVGIDLDDDLEEILTQVRTSQHTRVPVYKGDINNIIGMLHLRNAARFLSRDEVTKAAIVQEAREPYFIPESTPLHTQLLNFQKQKRRIGIVVDEYGDVEGLVTLEDILEEIVGEFTTDVAGMEQEIHRQEDGSQLIDGTANIRDINKALGWQLPTDGPKTLNGLILEHLEAFPDGPACLQVGSVRMEILEVRDNLITAARCWQAPRRR, encoded by the coding sequence TTGAGCGACGACTTCCCGCTGGGATTGCTGTTCGGCCTACTGTTCCTGCTCATCTGTCTCTCCGCCTTCTTCTCCAGCTCCGAGACCGGCATGATGTCGCTCAACCGCTACCGGTTGAGCCATCAGGCCAACAGCGGCGACTCTCGGGCCAGGCGCGTGGTGCGGCTGCTCGCCAGGCCGGACCGCCTGATCGGGGTGATCCTGATCGGCAACAACTTCGTCAACAACCTGGCGGCCTCCATCGCCACCATCATCGCCATCTACTTCTTCGGCGAGGTCACCGGCCCCGCCGTGGCCACCGCGCTGCTGACCATCACCGTGCTGATCTTCGCCGAGGTCACCCCCAAGACCTATGCGGCGGTGAAGCCCGAGCGCATCGCCTTCCCCGCCTCCCGGGTGCTGGAGCCGCTGCTCAGGCTGCTCTATCCGCTGGTATGGTTGGTGAACGTCATCTCCAACGGACTGCTGAAGCTGCTCGGCGTGAAGAGCATCGAGGGGGGCGGCGACCATCTGACCCGCGACGAGCTGCGCACCGTGGTCCATGAGGCCGGCACCCTGATTCCCCAGCGCCACCAGGCGATGCTGCTGTCGATCCTCGATCTCGAGAACGTCACCGTGAACGACATCATGGTGCCGCGCCATGAGGTGGTGGGCATCGATCTGGACGACGACCTGGAGGAGATCCTGACCCAGGTCCGCACCAGCCAGCACACCCGGGTGCCGGTCTACAAGGGCGACATCAACAACATCATCGGCATGCTGCACCTGCGCAACGCGGCACGCTTCCTGTCACGGGACGAGGTCACCAAGGCGGCCATCGTCCAGGAGGCCCGCGAGCCCTACTTCATTCCCGAATCGACCCCGCTGCACACCCAGCTGCTCAACTTCCAGAAGCAGAAGCGGCGCATCGGCATCGTGGTGGACGAGTATGGCGACGTGGAGGGGCTGGTGACGCTGGAGGACATCCTCGAGGAGATCGTCGGCGAGTTCACCACCGACGTGGCAGGCATGGAGCAGGAGATTCACCGACAGGAGGACGGCAGCCAGCTCATCGACGGCACCGCCAACATTCGCGATATCAACAAGGCGCTGGGCTGGCAGCTGCCGACCGACGGACCCAAGACCCTCAACGGCCTGATCCTCGAGCACCTGGAGGCCTTTCCCGACGGCCCCGCCTGCCTGCAGGTGGGCAGCGTGCGCATGGAGATCCTCGAGGTGCGCGACAACCTGATCACCGCCGCGCGCTGCTGGCAGGCCCCGCGCCGCCGCTGA
- a CDS encoding 1-acyl-sn-glycerol-3-phosphate acyltransferase — MTGWEALGWGVLVGLGALLAWRVVRRPRPLVRWLVYLAVRLIYRLRLSGTAHIPDRGAALVVCNHVSFMDALVIGGVSRRPLRFLMDKPIYDSPWLNWLFRLVGAIPVESERHDPGNVRRALHQVSRALRDGEVVMLFPEGRLTPDGEIHAFRRGLELILARDPVPVVPAGLSGLWGSWTSHADGPALSGRPRRFRARVALHFGEPLAPGRATRAVLERRVRELKAEADQRALPAGVEALE, encoded by the coding sequence ATGACGGGTTGGGAGGCCTTGGGGTGGGGAGTGCTGGTCGGCCTGGGGGCGCTGCTGGCCTGGCGGGTCGTTCGCCGCCCCAGGCCCCTGGTGCGCTGGCTGGTCTACCTGGCGGTGCGCCTCATCTACCGGCTGCGACTGAGTGGCACGGCCCATATTCCCGACCGCGGGGCGGCCCTGGTGGTCTGCAACCACGTCAGCTTCATGGACGCCCTGGTCATCGGCGGCGTCAGTCGGCGCCCGCTGCGCTTCCTGATGGACAAGCCGATCTACGACTCGCCCTGGCTCAACTGGCTGTTTCGCCTGGTGGGGGCGATTCCCGTGGAGTCGGAGCGCCATGATCCGGGCAACGTGCGGCGCGCCCTCCACCAGGTGAGTCGGGCGCTGCGCGATGGCGAGGTGGTGATGCTCTTTCCCGAGGGGCGCCTGACGCCGGACGGCGAGATCCACGCCTTCCGGCGCGGCCTGGAGCTGATCCTGGCCCGTGACCCGGTGCCGGTGGTGCCGGCGGGGCTCTCGGGCCTGTGGGGCTCCTGGACCTCCCATGCCGACGGCCCGGCCCTGAGTGGCCGCCCGCGGCGCTTCCGGGCGCGGGTGGCGCTGCATTTCGGTGAGCCGCTTGCCCCGGGGCGGGCCACCCGGGCGGTGCTGGAGCGGCGGGTGAGGGAGCTCAAGGCCGAGGCCGACCAGCGGGCGCTGCCCGCGGGCGTCGAAGCCCTGGAGTGA
- a CDS encoding TetR/AcrR family transcriptional regulator: MARPRQHAPEALHAQVMAACDAWLQENPVHTLSLRALAREVGCAPSTLLKLYGSFNNLLQHVNIETLAHLREVIEPLSSQAAPEQRLTALARAYWQFAQHDAYRWQLLFDYPLAQEGELDQRQSDMIEGLFLRVEATLKEYQPALDDLEARRLGRTLWGSVHGLVLLGLNERLGYWQGQQLEVGELLDQLLCTILAGLKARSTGT, from the coding sequence ATGGCCCGTCCCAGACAGCATGCTCCCGAGGCGCTCCATGCCCAGGTCATGGCGGCTTGCGATGCCTGGCTGCAGGAGAATCCGGTGCACACCCTCTCCCTGCGCGCCCTGGCCCGGGAGGTGGGCTGCGCCCCGAGCACCCTGCTCAAGCTCTATGGCAGCTTCAACAACCTGCTCCAGCACGTCAACATCGAGACCCTGGCCCACCTGCGCGAGGTGATCGAGCCGCTGAGCAGTCAGGCCGCGCCGGAGCAGCGGCTCACCGCCCTGGCGCGCGCCTACTGGCAGTTCGCCCAGCACGATGCCTACCGCTGGCAGCTGCTGTTCGACTATCCCCTGGCTCAGGAGGGCGAGCTGGACCAGCGCCAGAGCGACATGATCGAGGGGCTCTTCCTGCGCGTGGAGGCGACCCTCAAGGAGTACCAGCCGGCCCTGGATGACCTGGAGGCGCGTCGCCTGGGGCGCACCCTGTGGGGCAGCGTCCACGGCCTGGTGCTGCTCGGGCTCAACGAGCGCCTGGGCTACTGGCAGGGCCAGCAGCTCGAGGTGGGCGAGCTGCTCGACCAGTTGCTCTGTACCATCCTGGCCGGGCTCAAGGCTAGGTCGACCGGGACGTGA
- the ffh gene encoding signal recognition particle protein — protein MFQNLSERLSQTLKSIKGQARLTEDNIKDTLREVRRALLEADVALPVVKDFIERVRERAVGQEVSKSLSPGQQFVKIVQQELEATMGEANEGLSLKGSPAVVLMAGLQGAGKTTSVAKLARYLKEREKKKVLVVSADVYRPAAIDQLETLAGEVGVDFFPSRSDQKPVDIAEAAIKHAKIQFHDVLLVDTAGRLAIDEAMMAEIQALHKAVAPQETLFVVDAMTGQDAANTAKAFHEALPLTGVILTKADGDARGGAALSVRHITGKPLKFMGVGEKVDALEPFHPDRIASRILGMGDMLSLIEEAERTVDKKKAEQLAKKVKKGEGFDLEDFRDQLQQLKKMGGMGGLLGKLPGMGQMAELAQGPGPEKELGKLEALINSMTPQERRRPEIINGSRKRRIAAGAGLQVPDLNRLLKQHKQMQKMMKKAGKKGGMQKMMRGMSGMMGGGGPGGPGGMGGMGGPGGMPWR, from the coding sequence ATGTTTCAGAATCTCAGCGAGCGTCTGTCGCAGACGCTCAAGTCCATCAAGGGTCAGGCGCGCCTGACCGAGGACAACATCAAGGACACCCTGCGCGAGGTGCGCCGGGCGCTGCTCGAGGCGGACGTCGCCCTGCCGGTGGTCAAGGACTTCATCGAGCGGGTGCGCGAGCGTGCGGTGGGCCAGGAGGTCTCCAAGAGCCTCTCGCCGGGCCAGCAGTTCGTCAAGATCGTCCAGCAGGAGCTCGAGGCGACCATGGGCGAGGCCAACGAGGGCCTCTCCCTCAAGGGTTCGCCGGCGGTGGTGCTGATGGCGGGCCTGCAGGGGGCGGGCAAGACCACCTCCGTGGCCAAGCTGGCGCGCTACCTGAAGGAGCGCGAGAAGAAGAAGGTGCTGGTGGTGTCGGCGGACGTCTACCGTCCGGCGGCCATCGACCAGCTCGAGACCCTGGCCGGGGAGGTCGGCGTCGACTTCTTCCCGTCGCGCTCCGACCAGAAGCCGGTCGATATCGCCGAGGCAGCGATCAAGCACGCCAAGATCCAGTTCCACGACGTGCTGCTGGTGGATACCGCCGGCCGCCTGGCCATCGACGAGGCGATGATGGCCGAGATCCAGGCGCTGCATAAGGCGGTGGCGCCCCAGGAGACGCTGTTCGTCGTCGACGCCATGACCGGCCAGGACGCCGCCAACACAGCCAAGGCCTTCCACGAGGCGCTGCCGCTGACCGGGGTGATCCTCACCAAGGCGGACGGCGACGCCCGCGGCGGGGCGGCGCTGTCGGTGCGCCACATCACCGGCAAGCCGCTCAAGTTCATGGGCGTGGGCGAGAAGGTCGACGCCCTGGAGCCCTTCCACCCGGATCGCATCGCCTCGCGGATCCTCGGCATGGGCGACATGCTGTCGCTGATCGAGGAGGCCGAGCGCACCGTCGACAAGAAGAAGGCGGAGCAGCTGGCGAAGAAGGTCAAGAAGGGCGAGGGCTTCGACCTCGAGGACTTCCGCGACCAGCTCCAGCAGCTCAAGAAGATGGGCGGCATGGGCGGCCTGCTCGGCAAGCTGCCCGGCATGGGCCAGATGGCCGAGCTGGCCCAGGGCCCCGGCCCGGAGAAGGAGCTCGGCAAGCTCGAGGCGCTGATCAACTCCATGACGCCCCAGGAGCGCCGCCGCCCCGAGATCATCAACGGCTCGCGCAAGCGGCGCATCGCCGCCGGCGCCGGCCTGCAGGTGCCCGACCTCAACCGCCTGCTCAAGCAGCACAAGCAGATGCAGAAGATGATGAAGAAGGCGGGCAAGAAGGGCGGCATGCAGAAGATGATGCGCGGCATGTCCGGCATGATGGGCGGCGGCGGCCCCGGTGGTCCCGGTGGCATGGGCGGAATGGGCGGCCCCGGTGGGATGCCCTGGCGGTAG
- the rimM gene encoding ribosome maturation factor RimM (Essential for efficient processing of 16S rRNA), with amino-acid sequence MSEHATVQPADDHVVLGKLTSPYGVKGWLKVYSYTSPMEGVLDYPEWVLRCGDRLERRRLVQGRRHGKGLVALLEGCDTREGAEALAGAEILLPKAELPDLDTGELYWHQLEGLRVVTREGVVLGCIDHLFETGANDVMVVKGALDPEAVDGGERLLPYLPEQVILEVDLEGGVMTVEWDPDF; translated from the coding sequence ATGAGCGAACACGCTACCGTGCAGCCCGCTGACGATCATGTGGTGCTGGGCAAGCTGACCAGCCCCTATGGTGTCAAGGGCTGGCTCAAGGTGTACTCGTACACCAGCCCCATGGAGGGCGTGCTCGACTACCCCGAGTGGGTGTTGAGATGTGGCGATCGTCTGGAGCGTCGGCGCCTGGTGCAGGGGCGTCGTCACGGCAAGGGCCTGGTCGCGCTGCTCGAGGGGTGTGATACCCGCGAGGGCGCAGAGGCGCTGGCCGGGGCGGAGATCCTGCTGCCCAAGGCCGAGCTTCCCGACCTCGACACCGGTGAACTCTACTGGCACCAGCTCGAGGGCCTGCGGGTCGTGACCCGCGAGGGTGTCGTGCTGGGCTGCATCGATCACCTCTTCGAGACCGGCGCCAACGACGTCATGGTCGTGAAGGGTGCGCTGGACCCCGAGGCAGTCGACGGCGGAGAGCGGCTGCTGCCCTACCTGCCCGAGCAGGTGATCCTCGAGGTAGATCTCGAGGGTGGGGTGATGACCGTCGAGTGGGATCCCGACTTCTGA